Proteins found in one Aethina tumida isolate Nest 87 chromosome 1, icAetTumi1.1, whole genome shotgun sequence genomic segment:
- the LOC109599341 gene encoding solute carrier family 35 member F5, with translation MDTAAIGSMLTKTQRLLLGSCVLLLVDIIWVSSSELTKFIYSNETFEKPFFCTYIKTSMFTLYLLGFLFWPPWRDHCSRPSNYIYIDPDIEDDNYYTENRSLSNPVYVPVKTPEREHLDRNSGTESDDSSVRSVRFNKLAEVRHMSETDATEALLARLSYQASLRVGEFAKRAAIKLPIFRVAKIALIFCFLWFVANYTYQVALSETEAGMVNVLSSTSSLFTLVLAAAFPSTQTDKFTLSKLAAVFLSITGIVLVSYSDLSLESQLPMGAVLSLLSAFFYAVYLVFLKRKVDHEDKIDIPLFFGFVGLFNLLLLWPLFFFLHFSELETFEWPSRDQLLLLLLNGLLGTVVSEALWLWGCFLTSSLMATVAMSLTIPMTMLADVILKKVSYPMMFYEGIVPMLVAFFAVTLLSHYENWDPVFDVLRCAYNNVCRRTRVARFRFNDNTSEQTEALIGINSNEHEA, from the exons atggacACAGCAGCCATTGGGtctatgttaacaaaaacccAGCGACTGCTTCTGGGTTCGTGCGTTCTGCTTTTAGTTGATATCATTTGGGTTTCTTCGTCAGAACTGACcaag TTCATATACAGTAATGAAACGTTTGAGAAGCCTTTCTTTTGCACATACATCAAAACTTCCATGTTCACCTTGTATTTACTGGGATTCCTGTTCTGGCCCCCATGGAGAGACCACTGTTCCAGACCATCCAATTACATATACATAGACCCCGATATAGAAGACGATAATTATTACACAGAGAACAGAAGTCTCAGCAATCCGGTCTACGTACCCGTTAAGACTCCTGAAAGGGAACACCTGGACAGGAATTCGGGAACCGAAAGCGATGACTCCTCAGTCAGGTCGGTTCGGTTTAATAAATTGGCTGAAGTCAGGCACATGTCAGAGACCGATGCTACCGAAGCACTTCTGGCCAGGCTTTCATATCAGGCAAGCTTGAGGGTTGGGGAGTTTGCCAAAAGGGCCGCCATTAAGTTGCCCATTTTCAGAGTCGCTAAGATCGCACTCATTTTCTGCTTCTTA TGGTTTGTTGCCAATTATACGTATCAAGTTGCCCTATCAGAAACTGAAGCAGGAATGGTGAATGTCTTGTCATCAACGTCCAGCCTGTTTACTTTGGTACTGGCTGCTGCCTTTCCCTCAACGCAAACTGACAAATTTACCTTATCAAAACTAGCTGCAGTATTCTTAAGCATAACTGGAATT GTATTGGTTAGTTATTCAGATTTATCTTTGGAATCTCAGTTGCCCATGGGGGCTGTTTTATCTTTGTTGAGTGCATTTTTCTATGCAGTTTATCTTGTGTTTCTTAAGAGAAAAGTGGACCATGaagataaaattgatataccCTTATTTTTTG GTTTTGTGGGCTTGTTCAACTTGCTCCTGCTTTGGCCGCTGTTCTTCTTTCTGCACTTCAGCGAATTGGAAACGTTCGAGTGGCCGTCACGAGACCagctcctcctcctcctcttgAACGGTCTGCTGGGCACCGTCGTCTCCGAAGCCTTGTGGCTTTGGGGCTGCTTCCTCACATCATCCCTCATGGCCACCGTCGCCATGAGCCTCACCATTCCCATGACCATGCTCGCCGACGTCATATTGAAAAAG GTCAGTTATCCGATGATGTTTTACGAGGGGATCGTACCAATGTTGGTGGCCTTCTTCGCCGTAACGTTGCTCTCTCACTACGAGAATTGGGACCCAGTCTTCGATGTTCTGCGATGTGCCTACAATAACGTCTGTCGTCGAACCAGAGTCGCTCG TTTTAGGTTCAACGACAACACTTCAGAGCAAACGGAGGCGCTGATAGGCATCAACAGCAACGAACACGAGGCGTGA
- the LOC109599362 gene encoding jupiter microtubule associated homolog 1: MTSTSFNIGLADGRNSSRVLRPPGGGHTPLFGPADPEPPKKDHGRNASSITEGRSEPKVPTPTAEQPPQQKTPTAEPSAAPAAPQAAAADPAPAQRSRVPPGGFSSGLW; encoded by the coding sequence ATGACTTCCACAAGCTTCAACATCGGTCTGGCCGACGGTCGCAACTCGAGCAGGGTGCTGAGACCGCCGGGCGGCGGACACACACCGCTCTTCGGGCCCGCCGACCCGGAACCGCCGAAAAAGGACCACGGCAGAAACGCATCGTCCATAACCGAGGGCAGAAGCGAGCCCAAAGTGCCCACCCCGACGGCCGAACAACCACCCCAACAAAAAACTCCAACGGCCGAACCTAGTGCGGCACCGGCCGCCCCTCAGGCCGCCGCCGCCGATCCGGCACCCGCACAGCGTTCCAGGGTTCCGCCCGGCGGGTTCTCCTCGGGGCTGTGGTAG
- the LOC109599335 gene encoding UNC93-like protein MFSD11 gives MLEKVILESVEEENPDFDVDGYICLCILFSSFSISNWITPSIISLIGPRLCIAFGSMTFALYIASFFYPIEWVLYLMSFLMGVGAACLWTGQGNYLTLISTFATIQRNMSIFWVMYSSSLLIGSMIVYFEFRSKEVVDSTTRFWLVAIFSTVAVIGCSTTLLLRKPPPKSEDDALPPEVKVGPLEALIKALKLFITRDMLLLNVAFFYSGLAFSFCTGVYESCLGFTKVFPDRKELVGLSGIFIGAGNIFGGVIFGLLKTNLKTLHIVLTMGMSSSILGYLIIVLMLPKTSPFGETTESPIVTMHPQLTNLPSFLFGLGHACYNVLLSSTLILSYANNSPPAFAIFQFVQSVGIAASFGYSSQLNLYFQIGLLIFFVTLGSALIFYLLMVSTKLQLQQGEPT, from the exons ATGTTGGAA aaaGTCATCCTGGAAAGTGTCGAAGAAGAGAACCCCGACTTCGATGTAGACGGCTACATATGCCTTTGCATTTTGTTCTCCTCGTTCTCCATCTCCAATTGGATAACGCCATCAATAATAAGTCTGATCGGTCCAAGACTTTGCATCGCATTTGGATCCATGACGTTCGC ACTATACATTGCCTCATTTTTTTATCCGATCGAATGGGTCCTTTATCTGATGAGTTTTTTAATGGGGGTCGGAGCTGCCTGTCTGTGGACAGGTCAGGGGAACTACCTCACATTAATATCAACCTTCGCCACGATACAAAGGAACATGAGTATATTCTGGGTGATGTATTCCTCAAG CCTTTTAATAGGCAGCATGATCGTATATTTCGAGTTCAGATCGAAGGAAGTGGTGGACAGCACAACCAGATTTTGGTTGGTGGCTATTTTTTCAACCGTTGCAGTCATCGGATGTTCCACCACTCTGCTGCTCAGGAAGCCGCCACCGAAATCCGAAGACGACGCCCTGCCACCGGAAGTCAAAGTGGGACCGCTGGAAGCACTCATTAAAGCGTTGAAACTGTTCATCACCAGAGACATGTTGCTGTTAAACGTGGCCTTCTTCTATTCAG GTTTAGCATTCAGTTTCTGTACCGGCGTGTATGAGTCTTGTCTGGGATTCACCAAGGTGTTTCCCGATAGAAAGGAACTGGTCGGTTTAAGCGGGATTTTCATTGGAGCCGGAAACATTTTTG gaGGTGTAATTTTCGGTCTGTTGAAAACCAACCTTAAAACACTGCACATCGTTCTGACGATGGGAATGTCGAGCAGCATCTtgggatatttaataatagttttgatGCTGCCTAAAACGTCACCGTTTGGTGAAACCACCGAGTCACCCATCGTGACGATGCATCCACAACTGACGAATTTACCGTCGTTTTTGTTTGGCTTAGGACACGCCTGTTACAACGTGCTTTTGAGCTCGACGCTCATTTTGTCCTACGCTAACAACAGTCCCCCGGCCTTTGCAATTTTCCAATTCGTACAG TCCGTAGGTATTGCTGCTAGCTTTGGTTATTCTTCGCAGCTTAATCTGTACTTTCAAATAGGActgttgatattttttgttacactGGGATCCgcactgatattttatttattaatggtgTCGACGAAATTACAGCTGCAACAAGGTGAGCCTAcctaa
- the LOC109599345 gene encoding adult-specific cuticular protein ACP-20: MLAATKVILALALFAGAQAGYLLGGSGHDGGYGGGLEGYGGGHSDGGGHEDYHEPAKYSFNYAVHDPHTGDEKQHHETREGDQVKGSYTLKEADGTTRIVEYKADKHNGFEAVVHKIGEPKYPESGHGHGDGYGGSYGGHY; this comes from the exons ATGCTTGCCGCCACAAAA GTGATTCTAGCTCTGGCCTTGTTCGCCGGCGCCCAGGCGGGTTATCTGTTGGGCGGATCGGGGCACGATGGAGGTTACGGTGGCGGCCTCGAGGGTTACGGCGGCGGACACTCCGACGGGGGTGGACACGAGGATTACCAC GAACCGGCTAAATACAGCTTCAATTATGCGGTCCATGACCCGCACACCGGTGACGAGAAACAACATCACGAAACTCGAGAGGGTGATCAGGTCAAGGGGTCGTACACCCTCAAGGAAGCGGACGGTACGACCAGGATCGTCGAGTACAAGGCTGACAAGCACAACGGATTCGAGGCAGTG gtTCATAAGATTGGTGAACCAAAATATCCAGAATCTGGACACGGACACGGTGATGGATATGGAGGCAGTTACGGTGGTCACTACTaa
- the LOC109599355 gene encoding 40S ribosomal protein S17: MGRVRTKTVKKASKVIIEKYYTRLTLDFHTNKRICEEIAIIPTKPLRNKIAGFVTHLMKRLRHSQVRGISIKLQEEERERRDNYVPEVSALEHDIIEVDPETKEMLKMLEFNNISNLQLTQPTTNPYPRRA, encoded by the coding sequence ATGGGTCGTGTACGTACGAAAACCGTGAAAAAGGCTTCGAAAGTCATCATCGAAAAGTACTACACACGTTTGACTCTGGACTTCCACACCAACAAGCGCATCTGCGAAGAAATCGCTATCATTCCCACGAAACCTCTGCGTAACAAGATCGCCGGTTTCGTTACACACTTGATGAAGAGGCTCCGTCACTCCCAAGTGCGCGGTATTTCCATCAAGCTCCAGGAAGAAGAGAGGGAACGCAGGGACAACTACGTGCCCGAAGTTTCCGCTTTGGAACACGACATCATCGAAGTCGATCCGGAGACCAAGGAGATGTTGAAAATGTTGGAGTTCAACAACATCTCCAACTTGCAGTTGACCCAACCGACCACAAACCCGTACCCAAGGAGGgcgtaa